From the Longimicrobium sp. genome, the window CCCCACCGCCCGCTCGTGGGAGAGCGTGAACAGCCCGCCGTCGTCCCACCCCAGCTCGGGCGCCACCGCCAGCAGCGCGCGGGCGGCCGCGATCAGCCCCTCGTAGGTCAGCTCCGCCCGGCGCCCGCGCCGGCCGCGGCGGGCGGCGCGCGCCCCCGACAGCGCGGCGGTGGCCGCCAGCATCAGCTTGGCCGCGCAGTACGAGCGCACCATCCACTCCGCGTTGCGCTCCGGGCCCCAGTCCCGCGCCAGGCCGGTGAAGCGCCGGCGCAGGTTCCACGCGTGCATCGACAGCGCGCGCTCCTGCAGCCGCCCCGGCAGCTCCACGTACGGGAAGTCGTACCCCGACCCCGAGAGCTCCCGCGGGTCGTACTTCATGGGAGCGGGAGGACCAGGGACCAGTCCAGCTCCACCTCGCCCGCCTTCTCCTCCCACGGCCGCCGGAGCTCCTCCACGAGCCCGCCCCCGAGCAGCGCGGCGAGCGAGATCGGGTGCGGCAGCTCGCCCATCAGCCCGCCCAGGCGCCGGGGGTCGTCGTCGTCCACCAGCGGCGGGTCCACGGCGCCCGGGGTGCCGATCGGGATCAGGACCCCCAGGTCGTAGCCGGCCGGCTCCTCCAGCGCCTCCCCGAGCACCCCGGCCAGCACCTCGCTGTGCCACTGGGCCAGCTCGGCTAGGAAGCGCGCCGCCATCACCGCGATGCGCAGCTGCGGGGCGGGAGCGCCGGCCCCGGGCACGGCCGCGCCGGCGGACTGCTGCGCCCACAGGTGCTCCTGGTGCCGGCGCGCCTGCTCCAGGACCTTCCACACCCACCCCGACTGCACGCGGTCGAGCGGGGCCACCGCGTCCGCCGCCAGCGCCGCGATGCGCGCGCGGGGGAGGCCCAGGAGCGCGCCGCCGCCCCACGGCTGCTCCGGCAGCAGCAGGAGGAGGGCGCGCGCCGCGTCGAACACCCCGTCGTCCACCAGGTACGGCGCCGCCAGCCGCCCCGTCCCCCGCCGCCCCGACCCCGCCACCGAGAGCATGGCGCCGGCCCCCACGGCGAGCTTCGCCGCGAAGTAGGCGCGCACCATCCACTCGGCGTTGCGGGCGGACCCCCAGGTGGCCGCCAGCCCGCCGAAGCGCGCCCGCACGGAGCGGTGGTACGCCTTGAGCGACTTCTCGGAGATGCGCGTGGGGAGCTCGGCGTAGGGGAAGCCGTCCTCGCCGCCCGAGATCTCCTGCGGGTCGTACTTCACGGGCATCGGTGCGCGGGTGGAAATGGGGCGCGGCCTTCTCGCCCGCTCGAGGTGTGATGGGCGCGCCGAAGCTCGCCCGTGCACGGAAGGAGCCCGCGCAGGCGGGCTTTTCGCCGTTGTCGCCGCGGGCTCACCCGCCTATGAACGAACGCCGCCCCGGACGAAGCGTCGTCGACGCGGGTCGCCGGGGGCGCCGGACCTCAGTACCGCCGCCGCCTGCGCCCGCGCGAGGAGCCGCCGAGCAGCGCCCCCATCACCCCGCGGGTGATCTGCGTGGCCACCGAGCGGGCCACGGGCGAGCGGAGGATCTGCGTCAGCATCCCCTTCTCCTCCCCGCGCCGCCCGCGGCCGCGGTCGCGCCCACGGTCGTCCCGCTCGTCGCGCTCGTCGCGGTCCCGGCGCTCATCGCGGCGGTCTGCTTCCTCCTCGTCGTCGCGCGCGGCCTCCACGCGCTCCTGGAGCATCTCCCGCGCGCTCTCGCGGTCGATGTCCTCCGCGTACTTCCGCACCTGCGCGGACGCGGCCAGGCGCTGCGCCAGCTCGTCGGGCGCGAGCGGCCCCATGCGCGACGACGGCGGCACCACGCGCGTGGCGAACGGCGGCGTCGGCACCCCGTTCTGCGACAGCGTGCTCACCAGCGCCTCGCCGATCCCCAGCGTGGTGAGCGTCTCCTCCACGTCGTAGAAGTCCGTCTTCGGGAAGGTGCGCGCCGCCGCCCGGAGCGCCTGCTCGTCGTCGGGGGTGAAGGCGCGCAGCGCGAACTGGATGCGGTGGCCGAGCTGCCCCAGCACGTCGGGCGGCACGTCCTTGGGGCTCTGGGTGATGAAGAACACGCCCACGCCCTTGGAGCGGATCAGCCGCACCGTCTGCTCCACCTGCTCCACCAGCGCCTTGCCGGCCCCCTCGAACAGCAGGTGCGCCTCGTCGAAGAAGAACACCAGCTTCGGCTTGTCCAGGTCGCCCACCTCCGGCAGGTCGCCGTAGAGGCGCGCCAGCATCCACAGCATGAAGGTGCTGAAGAGCGCGGGCCGGTCCTGCACGTCCCGCAGCTCCAGGATCGACACCAGCCCGCGCCCGTCGCGCTCCGTCTGGACCAGGTCGTCCAGGTCGAACTCCGGCTCGCCGAAGAAGTCCTCCGCCCCCTGCTGCTCCAGCTCCACCATCTCGCGCAGCAGCACGCCCACGGTCTGCTTCGACATCCCCCCGTAGCCCTCCAGCTCGTCCGCCCCCTCGCCCGACAGGTACTGCAGCACCGCGCGCAGGTCGGCGAAGTCCAGCAGGAGCAGCCCCTTGTCGTCGCAGTACTTGAAGACCAGGGTGAGCACGCTGGTCTGCGTCTCGTTCAGCCCCAGCACCTTGGCCAGCAGCATCGGCCCGAAGCCGGAGACGGTGGCGCGCAGCTGCGCCCCCAGCTTCCCGGTGAGCGACAGGTACTCCACCGGGAAGGCGGCGCCGCGCCAGGCATGGCCCGTCTCGCGCGCCCGGGTCGCCACGCGCTCGCTCTCCTCCCCCGCCGCGCCCAGCCCCGACAGGTCGCCCTTCACGTCGCTGACGAAGACCGGGACGCCGGCCGCGGAGAGCTGCTCGGCCAGGAGCTGCAGCGCCTTGGTCTTCCCCGTCCCCGTGGCCCCGGCGATCAGGCCGTGCCGGTTCATCATGGCGAGCGGGATGGAGACGATCGGCTCCGGGTGGCACTCGCCCCCGTGCACCACCGCGCCCAGGGTGACGGTGTTCGCCGCGCCGGGGAACGCCCTGCGGGCCGCGTCGAGAACGTTGCTGTCCATGCGGATTCGGTGGATCGGGAGCGGAGGGTGATCGGGCCTTTCGTGCCGGGTGCGGGAGAGCTTCGGTGCTACGGGCGGAATGCGCAAGGGGAGGTGGATCCAACCGCGTCCCCTCCTCTTCGGAGCCAGTTCCTTCCTCGCGCTGAAACGGGGTGCTGCGGAAGGAGCTGCTTTACAGCTCCAGCGCCAGGCCGTAACGCTCCATGAGTCGCAGCGTGCGCAGGTCGGAGCCGGAGAGCGGGTGTTTGGAACCGGCGGTAATCTTGTGAGCGGCGCGCTCGAACAGCGCCAGCGCGAGCACCGAGTCGTCGTGCCGGGCAGTATAGAGGATTCCATCCACGTTGGCGGCGTGGTCGTGAATCGCCTTGCTCCACGGCTGCGAAAGACCCGGGTAATCGTCGCCGTGCACCACGGCCGCATCGGCGCCCGCTCCCACCAGGTACTTCCCGTAGAGCCGTACGGCGCGTATCTCCTGCCGGATGTGAACCACGGAGATCGCGCGCTTCGCCAGCGTCTTCTCCGAGATCACGCGCCGAGGGACCGCCCGGTGAATCACACCCTCGATGAAGGCCGCCTCCTCGCCGAGTCCCAGGTAGCAGACTCCGTAGCTGCCATCCGGCGCGTCGAACCGGTACTTCGGCGGGTTGCCAGCACCCGGCCCGAAGAAGATCGCGTCCCGATCCGTGTTGTGGGCTCGATGGAGCTCTCGGCCGGCTGAGAGTTTCCTGATCGAAAGCCTCGCGGAGACGTCCGGCACGATCATTCGTCCGAATACGCTCTCGCGACAGCCACGATCCTCCTCCGTTCCTCGTCGCTTAGAGCGTCCTGGAGCGCCTGAATCACCGTACGCC encodes:
- a CDS encoding helicase HerA-like domain-containing protein, which encodes MDSNVLDAARRAFPGAANTVTLGAVVHGGECHPEPIVSIPLAMMNRHGLIAGATGTGKTKALQLLAEQLSAAGVPVFVSDVKGDLSGLGAAGEESERVATRARETGHAWRGAAFPVEYLSLTGKLGAQLRATVSGFGPMLLAKVLGLNETQTSVLTLVFKYCDDKGLLLLDFADLRAVLQYLSGEGADELEGYGGMSKQTVGVLLREMVELEQQGAEDFFGEPEFDLDDLVQTERDGRGLVSILELRDVQDRPALFSTFMLWMLARLYGDLPEVGDLDKPKLVFFFDEAHLLFEGAGKALVEQVEQTVRLIRSKGVGVFFITQSPKDVPPDVLGQLGHRIQFALRAFTPDDEQALRAAARTFPKTDFYDVEETLTTLGIGEALVSTLSQNGVPTPPFATRVVPPSSRMGPLAPDELAQRLAASAQVRKYAEDIDRESAREMLQERVEAARDDEEEADRRDERRDRDERDERDDRGRDRGRGRRGEEKGMLTQILRSPVARSVATQITRGVMGALLGGSSRGRRRRRY
- a CDS encoding RES family NAD+ phosphorylase, with protein sequence MIVPDVSARLSIRKLSAGRELHRAHNTDRDAIFFGPGAGNPPKYRFDAPDGSYGVCYLGLGEEAAFIEGVIHRAVPRRVISEKTLAKRAISVVHIRQEIRAVRLYGKYLVGAGADAAVVHGDDYPGLSQPWSKAIHDHAANVDGILYTARHDDSVLALALFERAAHKITAGSKHPLSGSDLRTLRLMERYGLALEL